In Terriglobia bacterium, the sequence AACGCAAGCCACCCATCAGGGAATACTTGTTATTCGAAGCCCACCCTCCCAGCGCCACTCCATAGACTCCCACCGACGTGACCGCAAAAATAAAGAGAATGCCGACGTTGAGATCGGTGATCTGGAAGCGGACCGTTTGGGAACCAAATTGCGCCACGCTCCCGAACGGGATCACCGTGATGGAAAGCGCGGCAGGCACAAAGGCGATCAACGGAGCCAGTACGTAAATGAGTTTCGAGGCCTGCCCCGGGGTCATGTCCTCTTTCAACAGAAGCTTCAGGACGTCGGCGATGGGCTGGAGCAGCCCATGCCAGCCCACGCGGGACGGACCCCAGCGGATCTGGAGATGTGCAACCACCTTTCGCTCCAGCCAGGTGGTGTATGCCACCGCCCCGATGAGCACAGCGATGACCACGATGCACTTTAGCGTGGTGCCCAGAAGAAACAATGAGAATTCAGTCATGCGCGTTGGGTAAAGCCGTCCAGGAGCCGAGATGGGATCATTCGATGGCGTTACATCTGGTATCTCTCGACAAAGGCCTGCTGCACCGCGGCACGCGGTTCCAGCTGGACCAGGGTGCGACTGTGCCATGCAAGCGAGCCGGAGGCGTAGAGCGACCGGCTCCGGTTGGACCGGATGGACTCCGCGAGGGCATTCAAATCCGCGACGTCCGGCAAAGCCTCCCTCGATGCTGCCAGCGTGGTTTGGGGAATGGCGCCCTCGAGCAAGGCCCGCGCTGTCACCCCTTCATATCCCGGGTTGACCGCCGCAATCTCTTTCAAGACGGTGCTCCAGGGCATATGCATCCAGGTGAGTGCCCCGCAGGCTCGCGCAAGGTCGACGATAATCTCCAGGTCGGACTTCGCCTCCCCCGGCGGCAGCACCGCGCGCTGCAGGCGCTGAACCTGCCCTCCGCAATTTGTTATCGTTCCCTCTTTCTCCGCAAAGGAGGCGGAAGGCAAAACAACATGGGCGTGCCGGCCCGTTTCGGTCAGAAACAGATCTGAAACGACCAACAAATCCAGCTTTCCAAGCGTCGCCACCCGGGCAGGGCCAGGGGATCCGTCCGGCGGGCTCGATGGATCTTCCAGGGGATTGGCGCCAAACAGAATCATCGCCTTCATTCGACCGGCATCGATGGCGCCCACCATATCAGGCCCCGATAGACCGCGCTGCCGGGGAATGCTGCCCTGCCACACCTCTTCAAAGCGAGCGCGAGCCGCCTCTGCACCCGTGGGCGCATAACCTGGAAGCAGATTGGGAACCACGCCCATGTCCAGGGCCCCGCGAGAATTGGCGAAATCAGAAAGGGCCAGGTAGCGCGTCGTTCCAGCCAGCGAGGTCCCGAATTCAACGAGGTCGTGAATCGCTTTGCCTCGGACCTCCGCCCCGAAAAGGATCGCGACGTCACTGGAGGCGCGAAGCTCCTTTTCAAACGACTCGATCGACTCCATGGAAAGTCCGGTTTCCGCCGCCACCTTCTCCAGGGCCGAACCCTCACGCCGGGCCAGATACGCCACCAGGGCCGCCTCGGACCCCTCTTTCAATATCAAAGAGGCCACCGCTTTGCGGAGCAGTTTGATCTGTTTCGAGTTGACGATGAAAACCCGGGCCTCATGCCGTCGCACGGCAAATCGAATATTGAAGGCTACCAGCGGCTGCTGCGTGGTCGGGTCATCTCCAATCACGAGAATGGTCCGGGCCGTTTTGATTTGATCGACGTTGAACAGCCCCTCCGGCTTCGAATGCTTTGCCAGGGCAACCTCCAGCGATGCATAGTCGGCCGTGCGGTGATGGTCCAGGTTGTTCGTTCCAACAATCTGCCGCATGAATTTCTGAAGCAGATAATTCTCTTCGTTGGTGAGTCGAGGAGAACCCAGGGCCCCGATGGAGTCGGGACCGTTCTGTTTCCGGATCTCACCCAGCCGGTCCGCCACATACCCAAGGGCTTCGTTCCAGGAGGCCGGCTGCAAGGTCCCGCCTCGACGAACCAGGGGCGTCTTCAACCGGTCCCCGCTGCCGACATAATCAAATCCGAACCGCCCTTTCACACAAAGAAACTCTTCGTTTATGCCGGTGCGATCGCGGTTGTTGGCCCGGATGATTTCATTGTTGCGCACCGACAGGGTGGTCTTACACCCGTTGGAGCAGTGGGTGCACGTGGTCCCAAAATACTTGAGTTCCCAGGGGCGGGTTTTGTAGCGATACTGGTTGGAGGTGATCGCCCCCACCGGGCAGATGTCAATGCAGTTCCCGCAGTCTTCGCAGTCCAGCGTATCGTGTCCTGTCCCGATGATCGTCTTGACCCCGCGGCCAATCGGCTCCAGGGCCTTCACATCCATCCCCTCGTCGCAAATGCGGACGCACCGGTAACACAGGATGCACCGGGGAGCGTCAAAGAAGATGATGGGAGAGACCTGCTGCTCCGGCTGGTGCTCTTTCTCCTCGATGAAGCGGCTGGTTCCGGGGCCGTACTTGAAGGTCATGTCCTGCAACTCGCACTCGCCGCCTTTGTCGCACACCGGACAATCGAGCGGGTGATTGGTCAGGATGAATTCCAGAACCGCCCGGCGGGCCTCAATCACCGGTTGAGATTCCGTCCGCACCACCATGCCGTTCATACACACGGTGGTGCAGGCCACCTGCAATTTCGGCGCCTTTTCGATTTCCACCAGGCACATGCGGCAGGCCGCCTGCAACGTCAGGTCCTTGACATAACAGAACGACGGAATGCGGATGTCATTCTGCCGGGCCGCCTCGATGAGCAGCGTGCCCGCAGGAACGGTGACCTGCCTTTCGTTGATGGTAAGCGTGACGGTCTCGGGCATAAGTGCGGTTCTCTCGTGATACGAAAACGCGGGCGCACATCGGTGTGCCCTTACAGCGTCCGATCCCTACGCGGGGACCAGTTCCTTTTCCAGCGGGCATGCACCCAGTTTCAGGTGCTCTTCGAATTCCGGCCGGAAATGTTGAATAGCGCTCATCACCGGCATGGCGGCCGCATCTCCCAGCGGGCAATGGGTGTGACCCAGAATCTTCCGGGCCACGCTGTCGAGAAGATCGATATCTTCCCTGCGGCCAAAGCCGCCGTGGTATCGGTTGAAGATCTTTTTCAGCCAGCTCGTCCCTTCGCGGCAGGGAACACACCACCCACAGGACTCATGGGAATAGAATTTTGCCAGCACCTGGGCGACCCGCACGATGCACGTGGTTTCATCCATGACAATGACGGCGCCGGAGCCCAGCATGGAACCCGCCTTGGCGATGTCCTCAAAGGTGAGCGGCGTGTCTATTTTGTCCGCGGGCAGGATCGGGGTCGAGGAGCCTCCCGGAATGATGGCCTTCAAGCGGTGCCCTTCGCGGAGTCCTCCGGCAAAATCCTCGATCAGGGTCCGCAGGGTGGTTCCCATCGGCACTTCGTAATTTCCCGGATGCTTCACATGACCGCTCACTGAGAAGATTCGCGTTCCGCCGTTCTTCTCCGGCCCGAATTTGGCATACCACTCGCCGCCGTTCTTGATGATGTGGGGGATCGCGGAGAGGGTTTCTACATTGTTGACCACTGTCGGACAGCCGTAGAGGCCGACCACCGCCGGAAACGGCGGCTTGATGCGCGGGTAACCGCGCTTCCCTTCCAAAGATTCGAGCAGCGCGGTTTCCTCACCACAGATGTAGGCGCCCGCGCCGGTGTGGGCCGCCAGATCGAAGTCCCAGCCGCTTCCAAACACGTTTTTTCCAAGAAAACCCCGGGAGTAAGCTTCCTCGATGGCGCGGCTCACGATGTTGTAGAGGTAGCGATACTCCCCGCGGACATAAACGTATCCCTGGTGGGATTCTATGGCCCGTCCGGCGATGACGATGCCTTCGATCAACTGGTGAGGATCATATTCGAGCAAGGGCCGGTCTTTGCAGGTGCCCGGCTCGCTCTCGTCGGCGTTGCACACGATGTATTTCGGCTTCGGGGACTGGCGCGGCACAAAGCTCCACTTCATGCCGGTGGGGAATCCAGCGCCCCCGCGGCCGCGCAGGCCGGACTTCTTGACCTCCCCGATCAACTCGTCGGAACTCATGGTCTTGAGCGCCTTCTCCGCCGTCGCATACCCGCCCCGCTTCAAATAGTTCTCCATCGAGTTGGAGTCGGCATCGCTCATCCCGGCGGTCAAGACGCGCGTCGCCTTGGGATGGGCTGCGTTCTGGCGCCGGAGCGGCGTGGATTCCACCGCGACCGCGCCGGGGCTCTGCTCCGGGCCCTTAAAGGTCTTCAGGTCCGCAAGCAATTGGTCGATGCGCTCCGGAGTCAGGTTCTCATAGAAGTCATAATTCACCTGCATCGCAGGGGCCGTCGTGCAGGCGCCCATGCACTCGACCTCCTCGATCGAGAACAATCCGTCGGCGGTGACTTCGCCGGGTATCAGCCCCGTCCTCTCCTTGACGTGCTCCCAAATCCTGTCGGCACCTTTGAGCATACAGGAGATGTTGGTGCACACTTGAAGGTGGTATTTTCCACGCGGCTTCTTCGTCAGCATCGAATAGAAGGAAATCACCTCTTCCACTTCGAGCGGCGTCAGGTGGAGAAACCGCGCCACGTCGTCGACGATTTCAGGCGTCAAGTGCCCCCTCTCGTCCTGCGCGAACATCAGCATCGGGATTACGGCGCTGCGCTTGGACGGGTAGCGCTTCACAAGGGCTTCAAATCTAATTTGCGTTTCAGGTGAAAACATGGTGTTACGAACTTTTCCCCAAAAACCGGATGGCGACCGCTCCGCGCCGGCTTTGGCACAGGACGGGAGCGTCCTACATTGCGCTTAGGATCAACGACGCCCTAGGGACGCCGCCCCCCCAATATTGCGAACACCGACTCAACGATCAATCTCACCGAGCACGATGTCGAGAGAACCAATCACCGCCACCACATCGGCCACCAACCGGCCTTCGCACATGGAGGCCAGGGACTGAAGGTTCACAAACGAGGGTCCCCGGATGTGCATCCGGACGGGTTTGGGACCGCCGTCGCTCACCAGGTAGTAGCCGAGTTCTCCTTTCGGCGCTTCGATCGCATGGTAGACCTCGCCGACCGGAGGATGAATGCCTTCCGTGATGATCTTGTAGTGATGGATCAGCGTTTCCATCTCGGTCTTCATTTTGTTCCGGTCGGGCAGAACGTACTTCGGGCAGTCGGCTCGAATCGGCCCCGCCGGGAGTCCATCCAGGGCCTGCTGGACAATTTTCTGGGATTGGCGCAGTTCCTCGACCCGGCAGAGATATCGTGCATAGACATCCCCTTCCGTCCGGGTGGGCACTCGAAAGTCAAACCTTTCGTAGCCGCAATAAGGCTCCTTTTTTCGAATGTCGTAGTTGACGCCGGTCGCGCGCAGGGAAGGACCGGAGAGCCCGATCGCGACCGCATCCCGGGCGTTGATCGTCCCCACTCCCTGGGTCCGTCGCAGCCAGATGGGATTCTTCGTGAGGAGCGTCTCGTACTCGTCCACCCGATCCGGAAACTCCTTGATGAATTTCTGGATTCGTGGAACAAGGTCGGCGGGGATCTCGCTGGGCAGCCCGCCCACGCGAAAGTAGCTGGTGGTCAGTCGCCCGCCGCAGGCGGCTTCGAAGAAATTCAGGATCTGCTCGCGCTCACGGAAGCAGTACAGAAACACCGTCATGGCGCCAATATCCATGGCGTGGGTTCCCAGCCACACGAGGTGGCTGGCGATGCGGTTCAGCTCCACCATAATCACCCGGACGTACTGGGCGCGGGGCGGAATCTCGTTCTGGATGCCGCAGAGTTTTTCGACGGCCATGATGTAACCGAGGTTGTTCGACATGGGCGCCAGGTAATCGGTCCGGTCGGTGATAGGCAGGACTTGTGCATAGGTCTTCGTTTCCGACAGCTTTTCCATGCCCGTGTGGAGATAGCCGATGTCGGGACGCG encodes:
- the nuoG gene encoding NADH-quinone oxidoreductase subunit NuoG codes for the protein MPETVTLTINERQVTVPAGTLLIEAARQNDIRIPSFCYVKDLTLQAACRMCLVEIEKAPKLQVACTTVCMNGMVVRTESQPVIEARRAVLEFILTNHPLDCPVCDKGGECELQDMTFKYGPGTSRFIEEKEHQPEQQVSPIIFFDAPRCILCYRCVRICDEGMDVKALEPIGRGVKTIIGTGHDTLDCEDCGNCIDICPVGAITSNQYRYKTRPWELKYFGTTCTHCSNGCKTTLSVRNNEIIRANNRDRTGINEEFLCVKGRFGFDYVGSGDRLKTPLVRRGGTLQPASWNEALGYVADRLGEIRKQNGPDSIGALGSPRLTNEENYLLQKFMRQIVGTNNLDHHRTADYASLEVALAKHSKPEGLFNVDQIKTARTILVIGDDPTTQQPLVAFNIRFAVRRHEARVFIVNSKQIKLLRKAVASLILKEGSEAALVAYLARREGSALEKVAAETGLSMESIESFEKELRASSDVAILFGAEVRGKAIHDLVEFGTSLAGTTRYLALSDFANSRGALDMGVVPNLLPGYAPTGAEAARARFEEVWQGSIPRQRGLSGPDMVGAIDAGRMKAMILFGANPLEDPSSPPDGSPGPARVATLGKLDLLVVSDLFLTETGRHAHVVLPSASFAEKEGTITNCGGQVQRLQRAVLPPGEAKSDLEIIVDLARACGALTWMHMPWSTVLKEIAAVNPGYEGVTARALLEGAIPQTTLAASREALPDVADLNALAESIRSNRSRSLYASGSLAWHSRTLVQLEPRAAVQQAFVERYQM
- the nuoF gene encoding NADH-quinone oxidoreductase subunit NuoF — its product is MKRYPSKRSAVIPMLMFAQDERGHLTPEIVDDVARFLHLTPLEVEEVISFYSMLTKKPRGKYHLQVCTNISCMLKGADRIWEHVKERTGLIPGEVTADGLFSIEEVECMGACTTAPAMQVNYDFYENLTPERIDQLLADLKTFKGPEQSPGAVAVESTPLRRQNAAHPKATRVLTAGMSDADSNSMENYLKRGGYATAEKALKTMSSDELIGEVKKSGLRGRGGAGFPTGMKWSFVPRQSPKPKYIVCNADESEPGTCKDRPLLEYDPHQLIEGIVIAGRAIESHQGYVYVRGEYRYLYNIVSRAIEEAYSRGFLGKNVFGSGWDFDLAAHTGAGAYICGEETALLESLEGKRGYPRIKPPFPAVVGLYGCPTVVNNVETLSAIPHIIKNGGEWYAKFGPEKNGGTRIFSVSGHVKHPGNYEVPMGTTLRTLIEDFAGGLREGHRLKAIIPGGSSTPILPADKIDTPLTFEDIAKAGSMLGSGAVIVMDETTCIVRVAQVLAKFYSHESCGWCVPCREGTSWLKKIFNRYHGGFGRREDIDLLDSVARKILGHTHCPLGDAAAMPVMSAIQHFRPEFEEHLKLGACPLEKELVPA
- the nuoD gene encoding NADH dehydrogenase (quinone) subunit D — protein: METMRFNLESEQVESTAGKAETMILSMGPQHPSTHGVLRVVLELDGETVIKARPDIGYLHTGMEKLSETKTYAQVLPITDRTDYLAPMSNNLGYIMAVEKLCGIQNEIPPRAQYVRVIMVELNRIASHLVWLGTHAMDIGAMTVFLYCFREREQILNFFEAACGGRLTTSYFRVGGLPSEIPADLVPRIQKFIKEFPDRVDEYETLLTKNPIWLRRTQGVGTINARDAVAIGLSGPSLRATGVNYDIRKKEPYCGYERFDFRVPTRTEGDVYARYLCRVEELRQSQKIVQQALDGLPAGPIRADCPKYVLPDRNKMKTEMETLIHHYKIITEGIHPPVGEVYHAIEAPKGELGYYLVSDGGPKPVRMHIRGPSFVNLQSLASMCEGRLVADVVAVIGSLDIVLGEIDR